A single Streptomyces sp. 2114.4 DNA region contains:
- a CDS encoding non-ribosomal peptide synthetase, with protein sequence MPHTLPSYPMSCEQESIWLNDQFQEGTSRYLESWTYRLRGARVVPAAVQAALDGIVARHEALRSRLHLVDGEPRQTVLPPGPVELEIRRLAPGQLPAALTEAAARPVALNRPPLLRATLLQLDTHKSSDAVLVVAIHHAVVDGWCWSLLDTEFSALYRAALDGSDPGLPELPVQFGPYVQERPDPTRASLEHWRRALAGAPQESSFPADRPRPAVLGTGGDRVEFTLEPGLVTGVRALARRARATPFAVLATALGALLARSSGRQDVVIGTPVSRRDDERLEPMLACLTDVMPLRQHLDPTASFAELTARTKAAVWAAVRHRDVPYTRLVRDLKVERSTGRFPLFQVVFGLDDAPAPALALPGVTAERLYVHRGTAKYDVFLHMVPEAGGLHGYWEFSTDLFDRITAERLTARLTALLTAAVSHPDRSLAELDILPPEEHALLQQWTHGPEPTGDRPLAHEIVAAQARRTPHAPAVVHRDRMLTYAQLETAAANVAAHLVTRGAARQPVGICLRRSPELAVAVLGVLKAGGSYLPLDPDYPADRLAFMAADSGIKTVLTQRDLVGLVDAEPVVVDDLPPAPAVPLPAASPDDLGYLIYTSGSTGRPKGVAMPHRALANLLAWQRARSAAGTGTRTLQFAPLSFDVAFQELFSTWTTGGALVMVDDEIRRDPARLLDLLAAQGVERLFLPFVALQQLAEYACATGRTLPQLREVATAGEQLFATPALREFFRSRAPSAVLDNHYGPSETHVVVAERLAKNPASWPDLPSIGRPIAGAQILVLDEALRPVPPGTTGELCVAGPVLADGYLGRPDLTAEKFVLRGGSRLYRTGDLVRHLPDGRLQYLGRGDDQVKIRGHRVETGEIEAVLRALPAVTDAAVVAQESPFGRRLVAHYLTTADDAAAPHPTAVRKALAERLPEYMVPAAVLKLESFPLTPSGKLDRAALPRPEQLDTQSSTPFAAPATPAERRIARIWSELLDITRIGVRDDFFALGGHSLLATRLVLRIREELGVRIPPGAVSASATVASLAALVDGDDVTEAFDLPAEVDLPADIVPAPKTAPAAQAPAHVLLTGATGFLGAFTLRALLNRTDATVHCLVRGTDPEHAAKRLRSALETYGLWDERCAHRVTVVHGDLARPSLGLSEDAFDHLARTVDAVHHVGAAVNLVSSYGQLKAATVDGTTEILRLAARHRTVPVHHVSTVGVYAGRSPHPIGPEHPTGPPEALEHGYTQSKWVAEGLVEQARRRGLPVTMYRPTRIAGHSRTGACQTSDYLWLMLKGCIQARTAPAQVDTAFDLAPVDYVADAMVALSLLPGTTGRTFHLAAGRPLRLETTLDWLRTMGYHLPEVSPQAWLDRIGANPGNAAFPLLGTLAAELTGGGSEGSLAFDPTATDAALAPTGIVRPEIDRELFGRCVAYFTATGWLPEPGAAPPPPASAPAGPLVDLPREPGTHPAGEA encoded by the coding sequence ATGCCGCACACCCTCCCCAGCTACCCCATGTCCTGCGAACAGGAGTCGATCTGGCTCAACGACCAGTTCCAGGAGGGGACCTCCCGCTACCTGGAGTCCTGGACGTACCGGCTGCGCGGCGCCCGCGTCGTGCCGGCCGCCGTGCAAGCCGCGCTGGACGGCATCGTCGCGCGGCACGAGGCCCTGCGCAGCCGCCTGCATCTCGTCGACGGAGAGCCGCGCCAGACCGTGCTCCCGCCGGGCCCGGTCGAGCTGGAGATCCGTCGCCTCGCCCCCGGGCAGCTGCCGGCCGCACTGACCGAAGCAGCCGCCCGGCCGGTCGCTCTGAACCGACCGCCGCTGCTGCGGGCGACCCTGCTCCAGCTGGACACCCACAAGAGCAGCGACGCCGTCCTGGTCGTGGCCATCCACCATGCGGTGGTCGACGGCTGGTGCTGGAGTCTGCTGGACACCGAATTCAGCGCCCTTTACCGGGCCGCCCTGGACGGCTCCGACCCCGGCCTGCCCGAGCTGCCCGTGCAGTTCGGTCCGTACGTCCAGGAACGCCCCGACCCCACCCGGGCCTCCCTGGAGCACTGGCGCCGCGCGTTGGCCGGAGCACCGCAGGAGTCCTCGTTCCCCGCAGACCGGCCGCGGCCTGCCGTGCTGGGCACCGGCGGCGACCGCGTGGAGTTCACCCTGGAGCCCGGCCTGGTCACAGGTGTGCGAGCACTGGCCCGCCGGGCCCGGGCCACCCCCTTCGCCGTGCTGGCCACCGCCCTGGGCGCGCTGCTGGCCCGGTCGTCGGGCCGGCAGGACGTAGTCATCGGTACCCCCGTCTCCCGGCGGGACGACGAACGCCTTGAGCCGATGCTGGCCTGCCTCACCGATGTCATGCCGCTGCGCCAGCACCTCGACCCCACCGCATCCTTCGCCGAGCTCACTGCCCGGACCAAGGCCGCGGTGTGGGCCGCCGTCCGGCACCGCGACGTTCCCTACACCCGCTTGGTCCGCGACCTGAAGGTGGAGCGGTCCACCGGCCGCTTCCCGCTCTTCCAGGTGGTGTTCGGTCTCGACGACGCGCCCGCCCCGGCCCTGGCCCTGCCCGGCGTCACGGCTGAGCGGCTATACGTGCACCGGGGCACGGCAAAGTACGACGTCTTCCTCCACATGGTTCCCGAGGCGGGCGGCCTCCACGGCTACTGGGAGTTCTCCACCGACCTCTTCGACCGCATCACCGCCGAGCGGCTCACCGCACGCCTGACAGCGCTGCTGACCGCCGCCGTGTCCCACCCCGACCGGTCACTGGCCGAGCTGGACATCCTTCCTCCCGAGGAGCACGCCCTCCTCCAACAGTGGACGCACGGTCCGGAGCCGACCGGCGACCGCCCGCTCGCCCACGAGATCGTCGCCGCTCAGGCACGCCGCACCCCCCACGCCCCCGCGGTCGTCCACCGGGACCGGATGCTCACCTACGCCCAACTGGAAACGGCTGCCGCCAACGTCGCCGCCCATCTCGTGACCCGGGGCGCGGCGCGACAACCCGTCGGGATCTGTCTGCGCCGCTCGCCGGAACTGGCCGTCGCCGTACTGGGCGTGCTCAAGGCGGGCGGCTCCTACCTGCCGCTCGACCCCGACTACCCGGCCGACCGCCTCGCCTTCATGGCCGCCGACAGTGGGATCAAGACCGTACTGACCCAGCGCGACCTGGTGGGCCTGGTGGACGCCGAGCCCGTCGTGGTGGACGACCTTCCGCCCGCCCCCGCCGTACCGCTGCCCGCGGCGAGCCCGGACGACCTCGGCTACCTGATCTACACCTCCGGATCGACCGGCCGGCCCAAGGGCGTGGCCATGCCGCACCGCGCTCTGGCCAACCTGCTGGCCTGGCAGCGCGCCCGGTCCGCCGCAGGCACCGGCACCCGCACCCTGCAGTTCGCCCCGCTCAGCTTCGACGTGGCCTTCCAGGAACTGTTCAGCACCTGGACGACCGGCGGAGCCCTGGTCATGGTCGACGACGAAATCCGCCGCGACCCCGCCCGCCTCCTCGACCTCCTCGCGGCCCAGGGGGTGGAGCGGCTCTTCCTGCCGTTCGTCGCCCTGCAGCAACTCGCCGAGTACGCCTGCGCCACCGGCCGGACCCTGCCGCAGCTGCGCGAGGTGGCCACCGCGGGCGAGCAGCTCTTCGCCACCCCGGCCTTGCGGGAGTTCTTCCGGTCGCGCGCGCCCAGCGCAGTGCTGGACAACCACTACGGCCCCTCCGAGACCCACGTCGTCGTCGCCGAGCGTCTCGCGAAGAACCCAGCCTCCTGGCCGGACCTGCCCTCCATCGGCCGCCCGATCGCAGGCGCGCAGATACTCGTCCTCGACGAAGCGCTGCGCCCGGTCCCACCCGGTACGACGGGCGAACTGTGCGTCGCAGGACCCGTACTGGCCGACGGCTACCTCGGCCGCCCCGACCTGACCGCCGAGAAATTCGTCCTGCGCGGCGGCTCGCGGCTCTACCGCACCGGCGACCTCGTTCGGCACCTCCCCGACGGCCGGCTCCAGTACCTGGGGCGGGGGGACGACCAGGTCAAGATCCGCGGTCATCGGGTGGAGACCGGCGAAATCGAGGCCGTCCTGCGGGCGTTGCCCGCGGTGACCGATGCCGCCGTGGTGGCGCAGGAGTCCCCCTTCGGGCGCCGCCTGGTCGCCCACTACCTCACGACCGCGGACGACGCAGCCGCTCCACACCCCACCGCAGTGCGAAAGGCGCTGGCCGAACGCCTCCCCGAGTACATGGTCCCGGCCGCCGTGCTGAAGCTGGAGAGCTTTCCCCTGACCCCCAGCGGCAAGCTGGACCGGGCCGCCCTGCCCCGCCCGGAGCAACTGGACACCCAGTCCTCCACACCCTTTGCCGCGCCCGCCACCCCTGCCGAGCGTCGGATCGCCCGGATCTGGAGCGAACTGCTGGACATCACCCGCATCGGCGTCCGGGACGACTTCTTCGCCCTGGGCGGCCACTCCCTGCTGGCCACCCGGCTCGTCCTCAGGATCCGCGAGGAACTGGGCGTGCGGATCCCGCCCGGCGCGGTCTCCGCGTCCGCGACGGTTGCCTCCCTGGCCGCCCTGGTCGACGGGGACGACGTCACAGAGGCCTTCGACCTGCCCGCCGAGGTCGACCTGCCCGCCGACATCGTCCCGGCGCCGAAGACGGCCCCGGCGGCGCAAGCCCCGGCACATGTCCTGCTCACCGGAGCCACCGGCTTCCTCGGCGCCTTCACCCTGCGCGCCCTGTTGAACCGCACCGACGCCACCGTGCACTGCCTGGTCCGCGGCACCGACCCGGAGCACGCCGCGAAGCGGCTGCGCAGCGCCCTGGAGACCTACGGGCTGTGGGACGAGCGCTGCGCTCATCGGGTCACCGTGGTTCACGGTGATCTTGCCCGGCCGTCGCTGGGCCTGTCCGAGGACGCCTTCGACCACCTCGCCCGCACCGTGGACGCGGTGCACCACGTGGGGGCGGCGGTCAACCTCGTCTCCTCGTACGGACAGCTCAAGGCAGCAACCGTCGACGGCACCACCGAGATCCTCCGGCTGGCCGCGCGCCACCGCACCGTCCCGGTCCACCACGTCTCCACCGTGGGCGTGTACGCCGGCAGGTCCCCGCACCCGATCGGCCCGGAGCACCCGACAGGGCCACCCGAAGCGCTGGAGCACGGGTACACCCAAAGCAAATGGGTCGCCGAAGGGCTCGTCGAACAAGCCCGCCGGCGAGGACTGCCCGTCACGATGTACCGGCCGACCCGCATCGCCGGCCACAGCCGCACCGGCGCCTGCCAGACAAGTGACTACCTGTGGCTGATGCTCAAGGGCTGCATCCAGGCCCGGACCGCACCCGCCCAGGTCGACACCGCCTTCGACCTGGCACCGGTGGACTACGTCGCTGATGCCATGGTGGCTCTGTCCCTGCTCCCAGGCACCACCGGCCGGACCTTCCACCTCGCCGCAGGCCGCCCGCTGCGCCTGGAGACGACGCTGGACTGGCTGCGAACCATGGGGTACCACCTGCCCGAGGTCTCCCCGCAAGCGTGGCTGGACCGGATCGGCGCGAACCCCGGCAACGCGGCGTTCCCGCTCCTGGGCACGCTGGCCGCGGAACTGACCGGCGGCGGATCGGAGGGCAGCCTGGCCTTCGACCCCACCGCCACCGACGCCGCGCTGGCCCCAACGGGCATAGTGCGCCCCGAGATCGACCGGGAGCTGTTCGGCCGTTGCGTCGCCTACTTCACCGCAACAGGATGGCTCCCGGAACCCGGCGCAGCGCCGCCCCCGCCCGCCTCCGCTCCAGCCGGCCCGTTGGTGGACCTTCCGCGGGAGCCCGGCACCCACCCGGCAGGAGAGGCCTGA
- a CDS encoding AMP-binding protein, protein MPVSSPASTDRTAKAALEIIAEVLGVPEPDGTQSFYDFEATSLQAIRICARLSKDLNLHAIPEDLFEADTLIDFTAGLAPDPGNPATPVAQRIPSAPCSLHAAVAHQARLRPTALALICGNERVDYATLDAASDTYARELAEAGVQPGSVVPVLLPRSPRLVAVLLAVLKCGASYAALDRRWPAQRIHDIVSRLRAPLTVAEGGMPQAWAPPAESLEQAAARRIAPPDVTVAPGDPAVVFFTSGTTGVPKGVLSPHRATTRLFPSHGGSFADFGPGRVVLQAAPAPWDACSLELWGPLTSGGTCAIAPSDYLLPDALTGLVARAGVDTVWLTSSLFNLFVDEDSPDRPCFAGIRQVLTGGERISPAHAGRFLARYPDTVLINGYGPVESCVFATTHQVTAADCTRDKDIPVGLPVPGTTVHILNGDHPATPGEPGEICLAGDGLALGYLGDTEATATSFVTLPLDGSPVRLYRTGDLGTLDPTGRCLSTAGPTGR, encoded by the coding sequence GTGCCCGTATCGTCGCCTGCCTCGACCGACAGGACCGCAAAAGCCGCACTGGAGATCATCGCCGAGGTACTCGGCGTTCCCGAGCCTGACGGGACCCAAAGCTTCTACGACTTCGAGGCAACCTCCCTGCAGGCCATACGGATCTGCGCCCGACTCAGCAAGGACCTGAACTTACACGCCATCCCCGAGGACCTGTTCGAGGCGGACACCCTCATCGATTTCACCGCCGGGCTCGCCCCGGACCCGGGCAACCCAGCGACACCCGTCGCTCAACGGATACCTTCCGCCCCGTGTTCCCTCCACGCCGCCGTCGCCCACCAGGCGCGTCTGCGTCCCACCGCCCTCGCCCTGATCTGCGGGAACGAACGCGTCGACTACGCCACCCTCGACGCCGCATCGGACACCTACGCCAGGGAGCTGGCCGAGGCCGGAGTGCAGCCCGGCTCCGTCGTACCGGTCCTGCTGCCCCGCTCACCCCGACTCGTCGCGGTGCTGCTGGCCGTCCTCAAGTGCGGCGCCTCCTACGCCGCCTTGGACCGGCGCTGGCCCGCCCAGCGGATCCACGACATCGTCTCCCGTTTGCGTGCCCCCCTGACGGTGGCCGAAGGCGGCATGCCGCAGGCGTGGGCCCCGCCCGCCGAAAGCCTGGAACAGGCAGCGGCCCGGCGCATCGCCCCGCCCGATGTGACCGTCGCCCCGGGCGACCCCGCCGTGGTCTTCTTCACCTCCGGTACCACCGGCGTCCCCAAGGGCGTCCTTTCGCCCCACCGCGCGACCACCCGCCTCTTTCCTTCCCACGGTGGCTCGTTCGCGGACTTCGGCCCCGGGCGAGTGGTCCTGCAAGCGGCTCCGGCCCCCTGGGACGCCTGCAGCCTGGAGCTGTGGGGCCCGCTGACGAGCGGCGGCACCTGCGCCATCGCTCCTTCCGACTACCTTCTCCCGGACGCCCTCACCGGTCTGGTCGCCAGGGCCGGCGTGGACACCGTGTGGCTGACCTCGTCCCTGTTCAACCTCTTCGTGGACGAGGACTCCCCGGACCGCCCCTGCTTCGCCGGGATCCGGCAGGTCCTGACCGGCGGCGAACGGATCTCGCCCGCGCACGCCGGCCGCTTCCTGGCCCGCTACCCGGACACCGTACTGATCAACGGCTACGGACCGGTGGAAAGCTGCGTATTCGCCACCACCCACCAAGTCACCGCCGCCGACTGCACCCGCGACAAGGACATCCCCGTTGGCCTGCCGGTGCCGGGCACGACCGTGCACATCCTCAACGGCGACCACCCAGCCACACCCGGCGAGCCAGGAGAAATCTGCCTGGCCGGCGACGGCCTGGCCCTCGGCTACCTGGGCGACACGGAGGCCACCGCCACGTCCTTCGTCACCCTCCCCCTCGACGGTTCCCCCGTACGCCTCTACCGGACCGGCGACCTGGGCACTCTGGACCCGACGGGACGCTGTCTTTCCACGGCCGGACCGACCGGCAGGTGA